A single genomic interval of Streptomyces sp. BA2 harbors:
- a CDS encoding biotin-dependent carboxyltransferase family protein, producing MTDRAFAVVRSGALTTVQDQGRPGHAHLGVPRSGALDPAAARLANRLVGNPSDAAVLETTLNGCSVRPRCAVTVAVVGAPCAVTVDGRPAAWGAPVRVPAGALLDVGAAVSGVRCYVAFGGGVTVEPVLASRSTDLLSGLGPPPLADGTVIPLGSAAAPHARVDTAPHPAPPRELILRVTPGPRADWFTPSAVRTLTTRAYRVSSASNRIGLRTEGPSLERAFTDELPSEGMVIGAVQVPPDGLPVVFLADHPTTGGYPVIAVVREADLAGAAQAVPGTPLRFVPAARR from the coding sequence ATGACGGACCGTGCCTTCGCTGTCGTACGGTCCGGGGCGCTGACCACCGTGCAGGACCAGGGCCGCCCCGGTCACGCGCATCTCGGGGTGCCGCGCTCCGGGGCCCTCGATCCGGCCGCGGCCCGCCTCGCCAACCGCCTCGTCGGTAATCCGTCCGACGCCGCCGTCCTGGAGACCACCCTCAACGGCTGCTCCGTGCGACCGCGTTGTGCGGTCACGGTGGCGGTCGTGGGCGCGCCCTGCGCGGTGACGGTCGACGGCCGCCCGGCGGCGTGGGGGGCGCCCGTGCGGGTACCGGCCGGTGCGCTGCTCGACGTCGGAGCGGCCGTCTCCGGAGTACGTTGCTATGTCGCGTTCGGCGGCGGGGTGACCGTCGAACCGGTGCTCGCCAGCCGCTCAACGGACCTGCTCTCCGGGCTCGGCCCACCGCCGCTCGCGGACGGAACCGTCATCCCTCTGGGGAGCGCTGCCGCGCCCCACGCGCGCGTGGACACCGCCCCGCACCCCGCGCCGCCCCGCGAGCTGATCCTGAGGGTGACGCCAGGACCGCGCGCCGACTGGTTCACTCCCTCTGCCGTGCGCACGCTGACCACGCGCGCGTACCGCGTGTCCTCGGCGAGCAACCGCATCGGCCTGCGCACCGAAGGGCCGTCCCTGGAGCGGGCATTCACCGATGAACTCCCCAGCGAGGGCATGGTCATCGGCGCCGTCCAGGTACCGCCGGACGGCCTGCCCGTGGTGTTCCTCGCCGATCACCCGACGACCGGCGGCTATCCGGTGATCGCGGTGGTCAGGGAGGCCGACCTGGCCGGTGCGGCGCAGGCCGTGCCCGGGACGCCGCTCCGTTTCGTCCC
- a CDS encoding carboxyltransferase domain-containing protein: protein MRVLPVGDLALLVELADGDEAQALHAELLRRRAAGLIRVREIVPAARTVLLDGLDDPGRVGADLAALEIPPLSARAEEVREIPVRYDGPDLADVAAHWGVPVAEVARIHATTEFRVAFCGFAPGFGYLTGLPERYDVPRRATPRTSVPAGSVALAGPYTGVYPRASPGGWQLIGTTDAVLWDHARVPAALLTPGVRVRFVPRSFGIRSFGPGSEAR from the coding sequence GTGAGGGTGCTTCCGGTCGGCGACCTGGCGCTGCTCGTGGAACTCGCCGACGGCGACGAGGCGCAGGCGCTCCACGCCGAGCTGCTGCGCCGCAGGGCCGCCGGCCTGATCCGCGTACGGGAGATCGTGCCCGCGGCCCGCACGGTGCTCCTGGACGGCCTTGACGACCCCGGCCGCGTCGGCGCGGATCTTGCCGCCCTGGAGATCCCGCCTCTCTCCGCACGCGCGGAGGAGGTACGGGAGATTCCGGTCCGCTACGACGGGCCCGATCTGGCGGACGTGGCAGCGCACTGGGGGGTGCCGGTGGCGGAGGTGGCGCGGATCCACGCGACGACCGAATTCCGGGTCGCCTTCTGCGGGTTCGCCCCTGGCTTCGGCTATCTCACCGGGCTGCCGGAGCGCTACGACGTGCCTCGCCGGGCCACGCCGCGTACGAGCGTCCCGGCCGGCAGCGTCGCCCTGGCGGGGCCGTACACGGGGGTGTATCCGCGCGCCTCGCCCGGCGGCTGGCAGCTGATCGGCACGACCGATGCCGTGCTGTGGGACCACGCGCGCGTGCCTGCCGCGCTGCTCACGCCGGGGGTGCGGGTGCGCTTCGTGCCCCGCTCGTTCGGGATCCGCTCGTTCGGGCCGGGCTCGGAGGCACGATGA
- a CDS encoding 5-oxoprolinase subunit PxpA — MIDLNADLGEGFGHWRLTDDEGLLSVVTSANVACGFHAGDAATMRRVCEQAAERGVRIGAQVSYRDLAGFGRRSMDVPADELAAEVAYQIGALEVFARAAGTRVSYVKPHGALYNRVVHDEDQARAVVEGVLLADDGLPVLGLPRSRFLEVADKAGLPVVTEAFADRAYTPEGTLVPRGSEGAVITQAEAVVERSVGMARFGAVTAQDGRRIDVRARSLCLHGDTPGAVALARQVRARLEAAGVRVEAFA, encoded by the coding sequence GTGATCGATCTGAACGCCGACCTCGGCGAGGGCTTCGGCCACTGGCGGCTGACCGATGACGAGGGGCTGCTCTCCGTCGTCACCAGCGCCAATGTGGCCTGCGGCTTCCACGCCGGGGACGCGGCCACCATGCGCCGCGTGTGCGAGCAGGCCGCCGAACGCGGGGTGCGGATCGGCGCCCAGGTCTCCTACCGCGACCTGGCGGGCTTCGGGCGCCGCTCCATGGACGTCCCCGCCGATGAACTGGCGGCCGAAGTGGCGTACCAGATCGGCGCCCTGGAGGTCTTCGCGCGGGCGGCCGGCACGCGCGTGTCGTACGTGAAGCCGCACGGCGCGCTCTACAACCGCGTCGTCCACGACGAGGACCAGGCGCGCGCCGTCGTCGAGGGGGTCCTTCTGGCGGATGACGGGCTGCCCGTCCTCGGGCTGCCCCGATCGCGCTTCCTGGAGGTGGCCGACAAGGCCGGCCTTCCCGTCGTCACCGAGGCGTTCGCCGACCGGGCGTACACCCCGGAAGGGACGCTCGTCCCGCGCGGCAGCGAGGGTGCCGTCATCACGCAGGCGGAAGCCGTCGTCGAACGCTCCGTGGGCATGGCCCGGTTCGGGGCCGTCACCGCGCAGGACGGCCGGCGGATCGACGTCCGCGCGCGCTCGCTGTGCCTGCACGGCGACACCCCGGGGGCGGTGGCCCTGGCCCGGCAGGTCCGGGCACGCCTCGAAGCGGCGGGCGTCCGGGTGGAGGCCTTCGCGTGA